Proteins from a genomic interval of Osmia bicornis bicornis chromosome 13, iOsmBic2.1, whole genome shotgun sequence:
- the LOC114880158 gene encoding delta-1-pyrroline-5-carboxylate synthase gives MYAKLLLSRSTKVGCFPRRLASSSSRLRIPEQARYRMDLRRELQTAEGPRKTAIFSERSQLTYTRRLVVKLGSAVITREDEHGLALGRLASIVEQVAECQNGGRECIMVTSGAVAFGKQKLAQELLMSLSMRETLSPGGHLRKRSGTPLEPRAAAAVGQSGLMSLYDAMFAQYGVKLAQVLVTKPDFYNEETRKNLFSTLSELLSLNIVPIINTNDAVSPPPQADEEVAGGGGRRGISIKDNDSLAAMLAAEIQADLLILMSDVDGIYNKPPWQDGAKMLHTFSSDLRDTIKFGQKSKVGTGGMDAKVNAALWALDRGVSVVICNGTQEKAIKSILSGRKIGTFFTQTSESTTPVEVVAENARTGSRALQALQPEERASCINILAELLETRQREILQENAKDLEAAEKNGLAKALLSRLSLTPAKLKSLSAGLRQIANDSLTNVGRVIRRTKLAEGLELRQITVPIGVLLVIFESRPDSLPQVAALAMSSANGLLLKGGKEAANSNRYLMELVKEALSSVGAANAISLISTREDVGDLLSMGKHIDLVIPRGSSELVRSIQEQSKHIPVLGHAEGICHVYVDKDADLSKALKIIRDSKCDYPAACNAMETLLIHESHMKGNFFSDVCNMLQKEGVKVNSGPKLRQLLTFGPPPAKSMRTEYGALECAIEVVSDLDDAINHIHKHGSGHTDVIVTEDSQRASHFQREVDSACVFHNASTRFADGYRFGLGAEVGISTARIHARGPVGVDGLLTTKWVLQGDGHAAADFAEGGDKVFLHQSLPLNESA, from the exons ATGTACGCGAAGCTGTTACTATCGAGGTCCACTAAGGTTGGATGTTTTCCAAGAAGATTGGCCTCGTCCTCGTCGAGACTAAGGATTCCCGAGCAAGCA agATATAGAATGGACTTACGTAGAGAGCTGCAGACGGCAGAAGGGCCTCGGAAAACAGCGATATTCAGCGAACGCAGCCAGTTGACTTACACGCGTCGTTTGGTGGTGAAATTGGGCAGCGCTGTTATCACGAGGGAGGACGAACACGGACTGGCGCTGGGACGCTTAGCTTCCATAGTCGAACAGGTAGCCGAATGCCAAAACGGAGGTCGTGAATGTATTATGGTTACCAGTGGTGCGGTTGCATTCGGTAAACAGAAGCTCGCTCAGGAGTTGTTGATGTCCTTATCGATGAGAGAAACACTGAGCCCCGGCGGCCACCTGAGGAAACGCTCAG GTACTCCTTTGGAGCCCAGAGCAGCCGCAGCAGTGGGTCAATCGGGTCTGATGTCCCTGTACGACGCCATGTTCGCCCAGTACGGTGTAAAGTTGGCCCAGGTGTTGGTCACCAAACCAGATTTCTATAACGAGGAGACCCGGAAGAATCTCTTTAGCACCCTCAGCGAATTGCTCAGCTTAAATATCGTACCCATAATCAATACGAATGACGCGGTCTCACCTCCTCCGCAAGCGGACGAAGAAGTGGCCGGTGGCGGAGGAAGAAGAGGCATCTCCATAAAAGACAACGACTCCCTGGCGGCTATGTTGGCTGCTGAAATCCAGGCAGACCTGTTAATTCTAATGAGCGATGTCGATGGTATTTACAACAAACCGCCGTGGCAAGACGGTGCCAAGATGTTGCACACTTTCAGCTCTGACTTAAGGGACACCATTAAATTCGGCCAGAAATCAAAGGTTGGCACCGGTGGCATGGATGCGAAGGTGAACGCTGCGTTGTGGGCCCTAGATCGCGGTGTCTCCGTGGTGATCTGCAATGGAACCCAAGAGAAAGCAATTAAAAGCATCCTGTCTGGAAGGAAAATTGGCACCTTCTTTACTCAAACATCCGAATCCACCACCCCTGTGGAAGTGGTTGCTGAAAATG CTCGAACCGGCAGCAGAGCTCTTCAAGCACTCCAGCCAGAGGAACGAGCTAGTTGCATCAACATATTGGCCGAACTCCTGGAGACCCGTCAACGGGAGATTCTTCAAGAAAACGCGAAGGATCTAGAGGCCGCGGAGAAGAATGGTCTAGCAAAGGCTCTTCTCTCTCGTCTTTCTCTGACACCCGCGAAGCTGAAGTCGTTAAGCGCTGGATTACGGCAAATCGCCAATGATTCCCTGACGAACGTCGGTCGCGTTATTCGCAGAACAAAACTGGCCGAAGGTCTGGAACTGAGACAAATTACTGTCCCCATCGGCGTGTTGCTGGTGATCTTTGAATCGAGGCCAGACAGTTTACCTCAAGTGGCCGCGTTGGCGATGTCCAGCGCGAACGGTCTCCTCCTGAAAGGTGGCAAAGAAGCTGCCAACAGCAACCGGTACTTGATGGAACTCGTGAAGGAGGCGTTGAGCAGTGTCGGAGCCGCCAACGCGATATCTCTAATCTCGACGAGGGAGGACGTCGGCGATCTATTGTCGATGGGAAAACACATAGACCTTGTTATTCCTCGAGGTAGCTCGGAGCTGGTACGCTCCATTCAAGAACAGTCGAAACACATCCCGGTACTCGGACACGCGGAAGGTATTTGCCACGTGTACGTGGATAAAGACGCGGACCTTTCCAAGGCTCTCAAAATCATCAGGGACTCGAAATGCGATTATCCTGCCGCTTGCAACGCTATGGAGACCCTTCTTATTCACGAGAGTCACATGAAAGGAAACTTCTTCTCCGATGTCTGTAACATGCTTCAAAAGGAAGGA GTGAAAGTCAACTCTGGACCGAAACTGCGACAGCTGCTGACGTTCGGACCACCTCCAGCGAAAAGCATGAGGACCGAATACGGAGCTCTCGAATGCGCCATCGAGGTCGTGTCGGATCTCGACGATGCGATAAATCATATTCACAAACACGGTAGTGGACACACCGATGTTATTGTTACCGAGGACAGCCAAAGAGCTAGCCATTTCCAAAGGGAAGTGGACAGTGCATGCGTCTTCCACAATGCGAGCACACGGTTCGCTGACGGATACAGATTCGGTCTCGGCGCAGAG GTCGGCATTTCCACGGCAAGAATCCACGCACGAGGCCCGGTTGGAGTGGACGGTCTGCTGACCACAAAATGGGTGCTGCAGGGTGACGGTCACGCGGCTGCCGATTTCGCGGAGGGTGGTGATAAAGTGTTCCTTCATCAATCTTTACCGTTGAACGAGTCGGCATGA
- the LOC114880160 gene encoding U4/U6 small nuclear ribonucleoprotein Prp4, which produces MSDDEDLVYVKKQKTVHYGSLEEVERARLAAAAESSEEEKDSTNLGESINAAVTLANVHISNEYMELEDEMSKDRQALLEEFERRKKARQINVSTDDSEVKKNLRQLGEPICLFGEGPADRRTRLRELLANLGEDAIKKKHEEDEKPLHPIERDTETTWYHEGPESLQIARSWIAAYSLPRAKGRLDKARQDLELPAATRTARRQELLKKLQALTIYCSQIGDTRPISYCQFSSNSKLLATASWSGLCKLWSVPDCTLLRTLKGHTCNVGCIVFHPKATVTEDVVGEKAGQTCVLASCAADGSVKLWSGGSGEEPLAEVEGHEPHRVSRLAFHPSGRFLGTCCHDASWRLWDLEQQAEVLHQEGHARAVHCISFQCDGSVSATGGHDSFGRVWDLRTGRCIMFMEGHLKSIFGIDFSPNGFHIATASEDNTCKIWDLRKRSCVYTIPSHTNLLSDVKYQRIEGQYLVTASYDNTAKIWSNKTWQPLKTLPGHDGKVMSVDISPDHKFIATTSYDRTFKLWAPECM; this is translated from the exons ATGTCAGACGACGAGGATTTGGTTTATGTAAAGAAGCAGAAAACTGTTCATTATGGATCGCTCGAGGAAGTCGAACGCGCAAGATTGGCCGCGGCAGCCGAATCTTccgaggaagaaaaagattcTACGAATTTGGGCGAGAGCATCAATGCCGCCGTTACTTTGGCAAATGTGCATATATCTAATGAATATATGGAACTTGAAGATGAAATGTCCAAAGATAGACAAGCCCTCTTAGAGGAGTTCGAGCGTCGAAAAAAAGCGCGCCAAATTAATGTTTCCACTGATGACTCGGAAGTAAAGAAAAACTTAAGACAATTAGGCGAACCTATTTGCTTATTTGGCGAGGGGCCTGCTGATAGAAGAACAAGATTAAGAGAGTTACTGGCCAACCTTGGTGAAGatgcaattaaaaagaagCACGAAGAAGATGAGAAACCTTTGCATCCGATAGAAAGAGATACTGAGACAACTTGGTATCACGAGGGACCTGAATCTCTTCAGATAGCACGTTCATGGATCGCTG CATATTCATTGCCTAGAGCAAAGGGTAGATTGGACAAAGCAAGGCAAGACTTAGAATTACCAGCGGCTACCCGTACAGCACGCCGTCAAGAGCTTCTGAAGAAATTACAAGCACTCACGATTTACTGTTCTCAGATTGGCGATACCAGGCCAATTTCGTATTGTCAGTTTAGTTCAAATTCCAAATTGCTGGCAACAGCTTCGTGGTCAGGTTTATGTAAATTATGGTCTGTACCTGACTGTACTCTGTTAAGAACCCTTAAAGGGCATACTTGTAATGTTGGCTGCATTGTTTTTCATCCAAAAGCTACTGTTACTGAGGATGTGGTAGGGGAGAAAGCAGGACAGACTTGTGTATTGGCATCCTGTGCTGCTGATG GATCAGTGAAATTGTGGAGCGGTGGGTCAGGCGAAGAACCTCTAGCTGAAGTCGAAGGACACGAGCCGCACAGAGTTTCGAGATTAGCATTCCATCCTTCTGGTAGATTTCTTGGAACATGCTGTCACGATGCTTCGTGGAGACTTTGGGATTTAGAGCAACAGGCAGAGGTTTTACACCAAGAGGGTCATGCTAGAGCTGTGCATTGTATTAG TTTCCAGTGTGACGGCAGCGTAAGCGCCACTGGTGGACACGATTCCTTTGGTAGAGTGTGGGATCTTCGCACGGGAAGATGTATTATGTTTATGGAGGGTCATTTGAAGTCTATTTTTGGTATCGATTTCTCTCCTAATGGGTTTCATATAGCGACCGCGAGCGAAGATAACACGTGTAAAATATGGGATTTACGAAAGAGATCCTGCGTGTACACGATACCATCTCATACGAATCTATTATCAGATGTTAAATATCAGAGGATAGAAGGACAGTATTTAGTTACAGCCTCATATGACAACACTGCCAAGATATGGTCGAACAAGACCTGGCAACCTCTGAAAACCTTACCAGGCCACGATGGTAAAGTGATGTCTGTTGATATTTCTCCTGACCACAAATTTATCGCGACTACTTCTTACGATAGAACGTTCAAGCTCTGGGCGCCAGAATGTATGTAA
- the LOC114880162 gene encoding histone H2B: MPPKASGKAVKKAGKAQKNISKTDKKKKRRRKESYAIYIYKVLKQVHPDTGISSKAMSIMNSFVNDVFERIAAEASRLAHYNKRSTITSREIQTAVRLLLPGELAKHAVSEGTKAVTKYTSSK, encoded by the coding sequence ATGCCTCCTAAAGCAAGTGGAAAAGCTGTAAAGAAAGCCGGCAAAGCTCAAAAGAATATCAGTAAGACTgacaagaaaaagaagaggaggaggaaggaAAGCTATGCCATCTACATCTACAAAGTATTAAAGCAAGTCCATCCTGACACTGGAATCTCCAGCAAAGCTATGAGCATCATGAATAGCTTTGTGAATGATGTTTTTGAACGAATTGCTGCGGAAGCTTCACGTTTGGCGCATTACAACAAGAGATCAACCATTACATCCAGGGAGATCCAAACCGCTGTGAGACTCCTATTGCCTGGTGAATTGGCAAAGCATGCTGTTTCTGAAGGCACCAAAGCAGTTACCAAATACACCAGTTCAAAGTGA
- the LOC114880161 gene encoding histone H1-like has protein sequence MEIKANSGDTAVEMPEDLTMPSKQSIKTKAKAQHIKASHPPTSEMVNSAIKELKDRKGSSMQAIKKYIATTYNVDAEKFAPFIKRYLKFALTSGAVVQTKGKGVSGSFKLPLGKHSDNSKLRKMLQAPKKNDSKKVQLVEKKIVAKKVVAAKKTALSKKAEVEEKPAVIKKNVVKAAVAKKPKAVLKSMSKAKKTTKAPAAKTRVPKPKKTATPKALKSAKK, from the coding sequence ATGGAAATCAAGGCGAATTCTGGTGATACCGCAGTCGAAATGCCAGAAGATTTAACCATGCCGTCAAAACAGTCTATTAAAACTAAGGCAAAAGCCCAACATATAAAGGCGTCGCATCCACCGACCTCTGAAATGGTCAACTCCGCCATTAAAGAACTGAAAGATCGCAAAGGATCATCTATGCAAGCGATCAAGAAATATATTGCTACAACATATAACGTGGACGCAGAGAAATTTGCTCCATTCATAAAACGGTATTTGAAATTTGCTTTAACATCCGGAGCTGTAGTCCAAACGAAGGGTAAAGGAGTTTCAGGCTCTTTCAAACTTCCCCTTGGAAAACATTCCGACAATTCTAAGTTAAGGAAGATGTTGCAAGCaccaaagaaaaatgattcgAAGAAAGTACAGCTAGTTGAGAAAAAGATTGTAGCCAAGAAAGTTGTTGCAGCTAAAAAGACAGCATTGTCGAAGAAAGCTGAAGTGGAGGAGAAACCAGcagtaataaagaaaaacgtaGTAAAAGCAGCTGTTGCCAAAAAACCTAAAGCTGTTCTTAAATCTATGTCGAAAGCTAAGAAGACCACTAAAGCTCCAGCAGCAAAGACCAGGGTTCCCAAACCCAAGAAAACTGCAACACCAAAAGCATTAAAATCAGCCAAAAAATAA
- the LOC114880163 gene encoding histone H2B, producing the protein MPPKASGKAVKKAGKAQKNISKTDKKKKRRRKESYAIYIYKVLKQVHPDTGISSKAMSIMNSFVNDVFERIAAEASRLAHYNKRSTITSREIQTAVRLLLPGELAKHAVSEGTKAVTKYTSSK; encoded by the coding sequence ATGCCTCCAAAAGCAAGTGGGAAAGCTGTGAAGAAAGCTGGTAAAGCTCAAAAGAATATCAGTAAGActgataagaaaaagaaaaggagaaggaaGGAAAGCTATGCTATCTACATTTATAAAGTGTTGAAGCAAGTCCATCCTGATACTGGAATATCTAGCAAAGCTATGAGTATCATGAACAGCTTTGTAAATGATGTTTTTGAGCGCATTGCTGCCGAAGCTTCACGCTTAGCACATTATAACAAGAGATCAACCATTACATCTCGGGAGATCCAAACTGCTGTGCGACTTTTATTGCCCGGTGAATTGGCAAAACACGCTGTTTCCGAAGGCACTAAAGCAGTTACTAAGTACACCAGTTCGAAGTAA
- the LOC114880156 gene encoding histone H2A-like yields the protein MSGRGKGGKTKGKAKSRSNRAGLQFPVGRIHRLLRKGNFAERVGAGAPVYLAAVMEYLAAEVLELAGNAARDNKKTRIIPRHLQLAIRNDEELNKLLSGVTIAQGGVLPNIQAVLLPKKSDKKA from the coding sequence ATGTCTGGTCGTGGCAAAGGTGGAAAAACTAAGGGAAAGGCAAAGTCTCGTTCTAATCGTGCTGGACTGCAATTTCCTGTTGGTCGTATTCATAGACTTCTTCGGAAAGGAAATTTCGCAGAACGTGTTGGTGCCGGAGCTCCAGTATATCTTGCTGCTGTAATGGAATATTTGGCAGCTGAAGTATTGGAATTAGCTGGTAACGCTGCTCGTGATAATAAAAAGACCAGGATTATTCCTCGTCATCTTCAACTGGCCATTCGTAATGACGaagaattgaataaattaCTTTCTGGCGTTACTATTGCTCAAGGTGGTGTATTACCAAACATTCAGGCAGTGTTGTTGCCAAAGAAATCAGACAAGAAAGCATAA
- the LOC114880155 gene encoding histone H3 translates to MARTKQTARKSTGGKAPRKQLATKAARKSAPATGGVKKPHRYRPGTVALREIRRYQKSTELLIRKLPFQRLVREIAQDFKTDLRFQSSAVMALQEASEAYLVGLFEDTNLCAIHAKRVTIMPKDIQLARRIRGERA, encoded by the coding sequence ATGGCTCGTACCAAGCAGACCGCTCGCAAATCGACTGGTGGAAAAGCTCCACGCAAGCAGTTGGCTACTAAAGCTGCACGTAAAAGTGCACCAGCTACTGGTGGTGTTAAGAAGCCTCATCGTTACAGACCTGGAACAGTTGCTCTTCGTGAAATTCGACGATACCAGAAAAGTACCGAGCTTTTAATCCGTAAATTACCATTCCAACGACTCGTACGTGAAATCGCTCAGGATTTCAAGACTGACCTGAGATTCCAAAGTTCTGCTGTAATGGCTTTACAAGAAGCTAGCGAAGCTTATCTTGTGGGATTATTCGAAGATACCAACTTGTGCGCAATTCATGCAAAACGCGTCACCATCATGCCTAAAGACATTCAGCTGGCTCGTCGAATCCGTGGAGAAAGAGCTTAA
- the LOC114880157 gene encoding histone H4, with product MTGRGKGGKGLGKGGAKRHRKVLRDNIQGITKPAIRRLARRGGVKRISGLIYEETRGVLKVFLENVIRDAVTYTEHAKRKTVTAMDVVYALKRQGRTLYGFGG from the coding sequence ATGACTGGTCGTGGAAAAGGAGGCAAGGGGTTGGGAAAGGGAGGAGCGAAGCGTCATAGAAAGGTTCTTCGTGATAATATCCAAGGTATCACGAAGCCGGCGATCCGCCGTCTGGCTCGTCGAGGTGGAGTTAAACGTATATCTGGCTTGATTTATGAAGAGACACGAGGTGTTCTGAAGGTGTTTTTGGAAAATGTTATCCGAGATGCTGTAACTTACACCGAGCATGCTAAAAGGAAGACTGTTACGGCAATGGACGTTGTCTACGCCTTGAAACGCCAAGGAAGAACCCTCTACGGATTTGGTGGTTAA
- the LOC114880154 gene encoding histone H1-like — MEDKNNSEKTAAVENATAGPSPAKKSVKSKTKSQRSKSSHPPTSEMVNAAIKGLKDRKGSSLQAIKKYIASTYKVDGEKMAPFIKKYLKAAITSGVVVQTKGKGASGSFKLATSKGSEPKSKPKRSVKKTESVAAEKKPAEKKPASPKKPATPKKAAAVKKPPTPAKKPSPKKAKTAAAKKAESAKQKAAPAKTLSKTKKVTKAPAAKTKTPKPKTAKSSKAARAAAKK; from the coding sequence ATGGAGGACAAGAATAATTCTGAGAAAACCGCTGCAGTGGAAAATGCTACGGCTGGTCCATCGCCAGCGAAAAAGTCTGTAAAATCGAAAACTAAATCGCAACGTTCGAAGTCGTCCCATCCACCAACTTCGGAGATGGTGAATGCTGCTATTAAAGGGCTTAAAGATCGCAAGGGATCGTCACTTCAAGCCATCAAGAAGTACATAGCATCGACTTATAAAGTCGATGGCGAAAAAATGGCACCGTTTATCAAGAAGTACTTGAAAGCTGCCATAACCTCTGGTGTAGTGGTACAGACTAAGGGGAAAGGCGCCTCTGGGTCGTTCAAACTCGCAACTTCCAAGGGTTCCGAACCAAAGAGTAAACCCAAACGCTCTGTGAAGAAGACCGAATCTGTTGCAGCTGAAAAGAAACCCGCTGAGAAAAAACCAGCGAGTCCCAAGAAACCGGCTACTCCGAAGAAAGCAGCTGCAGTAAAGAAGCCACCAACACCGGCCAAGAAACCTTCCCCGAAGAAGGCTAAAACTGCTGCTGCGAAGAAAGCAGAATCTGCGAAGCAAAAGGCAGCACCAGCTAAAACTTTGTCGAAAACAAAGAAAGTCACAAAAGCACCAGCAGCTAAGACGAAAACACCAAAACCTAAAACAGCGAAATCGTCGAAAGCTGCGAGAGCAGCAGCGAAGAAATAA
- the LOC114880168 gene encoding histone H2A-like: MSGRGKGGKIKGKAKSRSNRAGLQFPVGRIHRLLRKGNYAERVGAGAPVYLAAVMEYLAAEVLELAGNAARDNKKTRIIPRHLQLAIRNDEELNKLLSGVTIAQGGVLPNIQAVLLPKKTDKKT, encoded by the coding sequence ATGTCTGGTCGAGGAAAAGGAGGCAAAATAAAGGGAAAAGCGAAGTCTCGCTCTAATCGAGCAGGCTTACAATTCCCGGTTGGTCGTATTCATAGACTACTTCGCAAAGGCAATTACGCTGAACGAGTTGGTGCTGGAGCACCAGTTTATTTAGCAGCAGTTATGGAATACTTGGCTGCTGAAGTATTGGAATTGGCTGGTAATGCAGCTCGGGATAATAAGAAGACTAGAATCATTCCACGACACTTGCAACTTGCTATCAGAAATGACGAAGAATTGAACAAACTATTGTCTGGAGTAACCATCGCTCAAGGTGGCGTTCTACCAAACATTCAAGCAGTTCTATTACCAAAGAAGACTGACAAGAAGACATAA
- the LOC114880170 gene encoding uncharacterized protein LOC114880170 has protein sequence MMLLISFMMIALAMGEPGLLRVPKVYNAVITSNQNLSPSRAFPVIQPIIHRTAVGYVPPYYYTQVSPQFAGPDVVHLSQGPLKPGNEGDVRSEPSATVESSQIADTKVKTETDQGGEENKDRPRGGSKNKKEEEPLSFYPNYQSLYYDPYFYTYNGFNPHVVPGTYYVDYQPFGTVQPIPASTPKNGLSQHLLPGYHEEKKPVAAAKELKEMIPDVPPPPLPTAVPKSS, from the coding sequence aTGATGTTATTAATATCGTTCATGATGATTGCCCTGGCGATGGGAGAGCCAGGGTTGCTGAGGGTGCCCAAAGTGTACAACGCGGTCATCACCAGCAACCAGAATCTCTCTCCATCGAGAGCATTTCCAGTGATACAGCCAATAATTCATCGAACAGCGGTCGGCTACGTGCCACCCTATTATTACACCCAAGTGTCGCCCCAATTCGCTGGACCCGACGTGGTGCACCTTTCTCAGGGTCCCTTGAAACCTGGCAACGAGGGTGACGTTCGATCGGAACCATCAGCCACCGTGGAATCTTCCCAAATAGCAGATACGAAGGTAAAAACAGAAACTGATCAGGGTGGAGAGGAGAACAAAGACAGACCGAGAGGCGGTTCGAAGaacaagaaagaagaagaacccCTCAGTTTTTATCCCAACTACCAGTCGCTCTATTACGACCCCTATTTTTACACCTACAACGGTTTCAACCCTCACGTCGTCCCGGGGACTTATTACGTGGACTACCAACCTTTCGGTACCGTCCAACCGATACCTGCCTCCACGCCGAAGAATGGCCTCTCCCAACACTTGCTCCCCGGTTACCACGAGGAAAAGAAACCCGTCGCAGCCGCGAAGGAGCTGAAGGAGATGATACCAGATGTGCCGCCGCCACCCCTTCCGACAGCTGTGCCGAAGAGTTCTTGA
- the LOC114880169 gene encoding uncharacterized protein LOC114880169 — protein sequence MRNLCLSIVLLTLVLLAITETSAKNRLNIDKEERNALKSFDVRTKKIKYKAREFTSENNSAEGLQGKKFVRVQSRSNNFHDRKRRSIFNEVNERNGGDKGRFRRNVTELDDFKGAKKSYTKLKLAQTQSSLKNWKNKDGRKYVDEETTKKRIKRRQLNYHVNGGRSKRDDKSDYYAQRRAVMERFYARQKEIAEKYAKKLSTTPKYIYTLDLDTNKELGTTTFATTQTPEPVTKATTKVDRDSYPKQVQPTEYSSEVNNEEDVSGDYDYYTIDDNKPRSNANSVNFVNDEPWSADDSKKDTMKWGTCAGNLVYQHNLKVNVHNSTSVQVNLTASVEGPFCIACIRALPMNKTRATVSFDVNRAADGTFNFVQLLITDFQQGLLSYIIKIWAVDKTGDRCDRVKP from the exons ATGAGAAATCTTTGTCTTTCCATCGTTCTTCTGACATTAGTGCTTCTCGCGATAACGGAAACGTCCGCCAAGAATCGATTGAACATCGACAAAGAGGAACGAAACGCGCTGAAGTCGTTCGATGTCAGAACAAAGAAGATCAAATACAAAGCTCGCGAATTTACGAGCGAAAACAACTCGGCCGAAGGTCTTCAAGGTAAGAAGTTCGTGAGAGTTCAATCGCGATCGAATAACTTCCACGACAGAAAACGACGTTCGATTTTCAACGAAGTGAACGAAAGAAACGGAGGAGATAAAGGAAGATTCAGAAGAAACGTGACCGAATTAGACGACTTCAAAGGTGCGAAGAAAAGCTACACGAAATTGAAGTTGGCGCAGACTCAAAGTAGTTTGAAAAATTGGAAGAACAAAGATGGTAGGAAATATGTGGACGAAGAAACGACGAAGAAGCGAATCAAGCGGCGACAATTAAATTATCATGTTAATGGAGGAAGATCGAAGAGGGACGACAAATCTGATTACTACGCTCAGAGAAGAGCTGTCATGGAAAGATTTTACGCTCGACAGAAAGAGATAGCTGAGAAATATGCTAAAAAATTGTCCACTACTCCTAAATATATCTATACGTTGGATTTAGACACGAATAAAGAACTCGGTACAACTACTTTTGCTACGACACAGACTCCGGAACCAGTTACGAAAGCTACAACAAAAGTGGATCGTGATAGTTATCCCAAACAAGTTCAGCCTACGGAATATTCGTCCGAAGTGAATAACGAAGAGGATGTATCGGGTGACTAcgattattatacaatagaCGATAATAAACCACGTTCTAATGCAAATTCTGTAAACTTCGTTAATGACGAGCCATGGAGCGCA GATGATAGCAAGAAGGACACAATGAAATGGGGTACTTGCGCGGGAAACTTAGTGTACCAACATAATCTGAAAGTGAACGTGCACAATTCGACGTCCGTCCAAGTGAATTTGACAGCTTCGGTAGAGGGACCATTCTGCATCGCCTGCATCAGAGCTTTACCAATGAACAAGACCCGAGCCACCGTATCATTCGACGTTAATCGCGCAGCAGACGGTACGTTTAACTTCGTGCAACTCTTAATTACAGATTTCCAGCAAGGATTGCTGTCGTACATTATAAAAATCTGGGCTGTTGATAAAACGGGCGATCGTTGCGACAGAGTTAAACCTTAA